The Pseudonocardia broussonetiae DNA segment GGTTGACCGCGAGCAGGCCCGACTGCACCGCGAACAGCACGAGGATCAGCCACACCCCGCCGACGCCGGTGGCCGAGGTGACCCACAGCAGCAGCGAGCTCGCGGCGATGCCGGAGCCGGTGACGAGCAGCAGGGTGCGCCGGTCGACCGCGTCGGCGATCGCGCCGCCCCACAGCCCGAACACCACGAGCGGCACCAGCCCGAACAGGCCGGTCAGCCCGACCCAGGCCGAGGACCCGGTGAGCTGGTAGATCTGCGTCGGCACGGCGACGACCGACAGCTGCGCCCCGATGATCGTGACGACCCCGGCCAGCCACAGCCGGCGGTAGGACGGCGTGGCGAGCGGCCGGGTGTCGGCCAGCACCCCGCGCAGCCGGGCCAGCCGCCGGGTGGGCGGGTCGGCGGCGACGGGGGCGGTCGGCTGCTCCGGCCGGTGCGGTTCGGTGGGTTCGTCCGGCGCAGGCACGGATCCAGGATTACCACGTGACCGGCGGGCCGACCCGCCCGGTCGGGAGCGACCGGTCAGGGGCGACCTGTCAGGGGGCTTCCGGTCAGGGGGCGAGCCGGCGCACGGTCCAGCGGCGGTCGCGGTCGGCCTCGAATCGCAGGCGGTCGTGCATCCGGTTGGTGCGGCCCTGCCAGAACTCGACCTGGTCGGGGACGATCCGCCACCCGCCCCAGTGCGGCGGCACCGGCACCGGACCGTCGCCGAAGCGCTGGGTGACGCCGGCGAGGGCGTCGTCGAGGACGCGGCGGTCGCGCACCCGCACGGACTGGGCCGACGCCCACGCCCCGAGCTGCGAGCCCCGCGGACGCGTCTCCCAGTAGGCGAGGGTCTCCGCCGCGGTGACCGCCTCCACCGTGCCGCGCACGTGCGCCTGCCGGTGCTGGGCGTACCAGGGGAAGGTCGCGCTCGCGTAGCGCGTCGCGCGCAGGTCGTGGCTCTTCGCCGAGGTGTAGTTGGTGTAGAAGACGACACCGCGCTCGTCGAGGCCCTTGCAGAGCACGGTGCGCGAGGTGGGACGGCCGTCCGGGCCGGCGGTGGCGAGCACCATCGCGTTGGCCTCGACGACCCCGTCGGCCTGCGCGGCGGCGAGCCAGCCCGCGAGCTGCTCGTGCCAGGTGGGGGCGAGGTCCCCGACGTCGAAGCCCTCGGATCGGTAGTCGACCCGCATTCCCGCCAGCTGATCCGTCATCGTGCCTCCCGGTGACCCGCCCGCGACCGTAGGTGCCCGGGCCGGGTCGGCGACACCCCCGGTGACAGAAGCCACCCGCCTGCCGTGTTGCCCCGGTGCCGTCGCGGCGGGCACTGTGACGCCAACTGCGCCCGCCGCACTGGGCGGGTCGCGGTTCGCGCACGTCCGGGGCACCCGAGCCGGATATGGGCGTGCTCCGGCCGACGATGCCACCGGTGTCGACCGGGGTGTCCGATGTCGGGGATCACACGAGGAGGACGCGTGTCCACTGCGTCGACGGCGCCGACCGCGCCGGCATCCGCAGCCCAGGCGGAGGCGGTACCTCCGCCCCCACCCGGTTTCAAGTCCGGCCTGGAGGGCCACGTCGCCTTCCGCACCCAGATCGCCGAACCCGACAAGGACGGCGGCGCGCTGCGCTACCGGGGCGTCGACATCGAGGACCTCGTCGGCAAGGTCAGCTTCGGCAACGTCTGGGCCCTGCTCGTCGACGGCCGCTTCGGCCCGGGCCTGCCGCCGGCCGACCCGTTCCCCATCCCGGTGCACACCGGTGACGTCCGCGTCGACGTCCAGGCCGCGCTCGCCATGCTCGCCCCCTACTGGGGCTACCGCCCGCTGCTCGACACGCCCGAGGAGGAGGCCCGCGAGCAGCTGGCCCGCGCCTCGGTGATGGCGCTGTCCTACGTCGCGCAGTCCGCGCGCGGGATCGGCGTCCCGGCGGTGCCGCAGAGCCGCATCGACGAGTGCCGCACGATCACCGAGCGCTTCATGACCCGCTGGCGGGGCGACCCCGACCCGGCGCACACGAGGGCCATCGACGCCTACTGGGTCTCGGCCTGCGAGCACGGCATGAACGCCTCGACGTTCACCGCCCGCGTCATCGCCTCCACCGGCGCCGACGTGGCCGCGGCGATGTCGGGCGCGATCGGCGCCATGTCCGGCCCCCTGCACGGCGGGGCGCCGGCGCGGGTGCTGCCGATGATCGAGGAGGTCGAGCGCACCGACGACCCGACCGGCCTCGTCAAGGGCATCCTCGACCGCCGCGAGAAGCTCATGGGCTTCGGGCACCGGGTCTACCGGGCCGAGGACCCGCGGGCGCGCGTGCTGCGCCGCACCTGCCAGGAGCTGAACGCGCCCCGGTACGAGGTGGCCGTGGCGCTGGAGCAGGCGGCGCTGGCCGAGCTGCGCGAGCGCCGCCCGGACCACCCCATCGAGACCAACGTCGAGTTCTGGGCGGCGGTGATCCTCGACTTCGCCGAGGTCCCGCCGCACATGATGCCCGCGATGTTCACCAGCGCCCGGACGGCCGGGTGGTCGGCGCACATCCTGGAGCAGAAGCGCGAGAACAAGCTCGTGCGCCCGTCGGCCCAGTACATCGGCCCCGGCCCGCGCAAGCCCGAGGACGTCGAGGGCTTCGGCGAGATCTAGCGGCTCCGCCGCCCGTGAGTGGGAACCGTGGCCAGGGCCACGGTTCCCACTCACGAGGGGGTGGCCACAGGAGATCGGCGCACCAGCAGCGACGCCAGCCCCGCGACCAGGCACAGCGCACCGCCGACCTGCCAGGCCAGGTCGTACTCGCCCACGGTGTCGCGCACGGCCCCGGCGACGAGCGCCATCAGCGCCGCCCCGACCTGGTGGCTCGCGAACACCCAGCCGAACACCACCGGCGCCCGCGCCCCGAAGACCTCCCGGCACAGCGCCATGGTCGGCGGGATCGTCGCCACCCAGTCGAGCCCGTAGAAGACGATGAACGCGACCATGTTCGTCGAGATGTCGGGGCCGAACAGCATCGGCAGCGCGGCGAGGGAGAACCCGCGCAGCACGTAGTAGACGAGCAGCAGCACCCGCGGGTCGTAGCGGTCGGTGAGCCAGCCCGACGCGATCGTGCCGGCGATGTCGAACAGGCCGACGAGCGCGAGCAGCCCGGCCGCGACCGTCTGCGGCATCCCGTGGTCGTGCGCGGCGGGGATGAAGTGCGGCTGGATCAGCCCCATCGTCGTGGCGCCGCAGATCATCATGCCGAGCGCGAGGTACCAGAACGGCTTCGTGCGTCCGGCGTCGAGCAGCGCCCGCACCGTGATCCGGGCGGCGCCGGCCCGGATCGGGTCCCGGTCGTCGTCCGCGGTGCCGCCGTAGGGGGTGACGCCGAGGTCGCGCGGGCGCTCGCGCAGCACGAGCAGCACCACCGGCACGACGGCCAGCGCGGCGACGGCGACGCCCAGCGCGGCGACGCGCCACCCCGAGCTCTCCGCGACGACCGCGATGAGCGGCAGGAACACGAGCTGCCCGGCCGCGCCACCGGCCGTCAGCACGCCCGAGACGAGGCCGCGGCGGGCGACGAACCAGCGCCCGGTGACGGTGGAGACCAGCGCCAGCGCCATCGACCCGGTGCCGAGCCCGACCAGCACCCCCCAGCACAGGACGAGCTGCCAGCTCGCGGTCATGAAGACGGTGAGCCCGCTGCCCGCGGCCACGACGACGAGCGCCCCGGTGATGATCGGCCGGATGCCGAAGCGCTCCATGAGCGCCGCGGCGAACGGCGCCGTGAGCCCGTACAGGGCCATGTTGACGGCGACGGCGGCCGAGATCGTGGTGACCGACCAGCCGAACTCGTCCTGCAGCGGCTGCATGAGCACGCCGGGCACGGCCCGGAAGCCGGCCGCGCCGACCAGGGCCAGGAAGGTGACGGCGGCGACCCACCACGCCGGGTGGATCCGCCGGACCGGCGCACTGAGTTCGCTCACGCTACCCAGGATCGCTCACCGGGGTGGTGCGAGGGAACCCCCGCGAGCTGTCAGGGTGCGGGCCCGCGGCCCCCGACAGCTGGACCAGCCGCTCCACCGAGGCGGTGTGACCGCCGTCGCGGGCGACGGTCAGCGCGTCGGCCGACCGGGCCGCGGTCCCCGGGTCCTCCCGGGCGGCGAGCAGCTCGACTTCGGCCAGGCGCGCCTCGTAGTGCCCCAGCGGCGGGCCGGTCGCCAGCGCGCGGGCCACCATCTCGTCGACACCGGCCAGCGCCCCGCGGGCCACCGCGACCAGCGCCGCACGGGCGGCGGCCCACGACGCGAACAGCGTCAGCGACTCCCCCGCCGCCGCGCTCGACGCGGCGAACTCGGCCGCGGCGTCGTCGAGCTCGCCGCGGGCGACGAGTGCGATGCCGAGCGCCCGGTGGGCGGTGGCCGTCCAGCCCCGGTGGTCGACACCGCGCGCGGTCGCCAGCGCCTCCCGCGCGTCCGCCTCCGCCTCCGCGGTCTCGCCGAGCGCCGACAGTGCCTCCGACCGGTGCCAGAGCGCGTAGGCGCAGCGCTCGGGCGCGTCGAGGTCCCGGGCCAGGTGCAGGGCGGCGGTGGCCTCGGCGAGCCCGTCGGCGGGCCGGCCCAGGAACACGAGCCCGTGCCCCCGGGTGGACCGGGGCGTCACCACGCGCAGCAGCTCGCCCGAGTCGGTGAACAGCTGCGCCACCCGCCCGAACGTCTCGACGCCGGCGGCGATCCGCCCGTCGAGGAAGGTCGCCATGGCCCGCCCGTCGAGGATCCGGGCGACGCCGGCGGCGTCGCCGGACACGCGGTAGACGTCCAACGCGGCCTCGGCGCGGTCGCGACCGCGGTCGGGACGGCCGAGGTTCATGTCGAGGATCGCCGCGGTCTCCAGTGCGAACGCGCGCGCCCCCGCGTCCGCCGCGGCCTCGACGATCGCCAGCTCGGCCAGCTCGGCCGCGCGGTGCGGATCTTCCGCGCCGAACGTGAGCATCGCGAGTCGGGACATCCGCCGCGACCGGAGCGGACCCGGGCCGGTCGCGGACAGCGCGGCCCGGAGGTCGGTCAGCGCGGCCCGCGTCCCGGCGTCGGCCTCGGCCCGGACGGCCAGCAGGTCGGCGCGCAGCGCGGGAGGCGGGTCGAGCGCGAGGCCCGCCACGGCCATCGCCGTCGCCTCCCCCGTGGCGTGCGCGGCCAGCGAGGCCGCCGCGGCCCGGGCGAACGCGAGGGCGGCCTCGTGCGCGTTCCCGGCGTCGCGGTGGTGCCGGGCGGTCTCCGACGGGTCCGCGTCCTCCGCGTCGAGCGCACGGGCCAGCAGTCCGTGCAGCCTGCCCCGCCCTCCGGCGTCCATGCCGGCCACGACGGTCTCGGCGACGAGGTCGTGCGCGGTCGCCCACCCGCGCTCGCCGAGCCGCACCAGACCGGCCGCCGCCAGCGCGGACAGCGCGTCGAGGACGGCGCGCGGATCCGATCCGCAGGCCGACGCGATCGTCGACGCCGGGGCCTCCCTGGCCAGGAGCGCGAGCACGGCCAGCACCTCCGCGGGGACACCGCCCTGCCGCGCTACCCGTCGCCGGAGCGTCCGGCGCTGTCCCTCGCGCCCGAGCTCGGCGGCGAGGGCGAGCACGTCCGGGGACCGCGGCTGCCAACCGTGCGCGAACGGGACGACCGCGTCGCGCCGCACCAGCTCCCGCAGCACCTCGACGACGGCGAAAGGGGTGCCGTCCGTGGCGGCGGCGACGGTCGACGCCAACTCGTCGTGGCCGACCATCCGGCCGACCGAAGCCACCGGGAGCGGACCGAGCACCACGTCGTCCCCGGGCCGGCCCCCACGCAGCTCGGCCATCACCGACGGCGCCAGCTCCTCGCCCCGGAACGCGAACACCGCGGCCAGCTGCGGCAGCCGGGCCAGCGCGGATCCGAGCAGCAGCACGCTGCTCGGATCGGCCCACTGCAGGTCGTCGACGACGAGCACGGCACCGGTACCTGCGGCCACCTCCAGCACCCGCAGGCCGCCGGCCAGCAGCAGGGCGCGCCCGCTCTCACCGTCGACGGCGGCGGCGGAGCCGCTCCCCCACTCCGGCAGCAGGCACTCGACCGCGTGCCGGACGCGCGGTGGCAGCGTGTCCGCGACCGCGGCGTCGGTGGCCAGG contains these protein-coding regions:
- the pdxH gene encoding pyridoxamine 5'-phosphate oxidase, yielding MTDQLAGMRVDYRSEGFDVGDLAPTWHEQLAGWLAAAQADGVVEANAMVLATAGPDGRPTSRTVLCKGLDERGVVFYTNYTSAKSHDLRATRYASATFPWYAQHRQAHVRGTVEAVTAAETLAYWETRPRGSQLGAWASAQSVRVRDRRVLDDALAGVTQRFGDGPVPVPPHWGGWRIVPDQVEFWQGRTNRMHDRLRFEADRDRRWTVRRLAP
- a CDS encoding citrate synthase 2 — encoded protein: MEGHVAFRTQIAEPDKDGGALRYRGVDIEDLVGKVSFGNVWALLVDGRFGPGLPPADPFPIPVHTGDVRVDVQAALAMLAPYWGYRPLLDTPEEEAREQLARASVMALSYVAQSARGIGVPAVPQSRIDECRTITERFMTRWRGDPDPAHTRAIDAYWVSACEHGMNASTFTARVIASTGADVAAAMSGAIGAMSGPLHGGAPARVLPMIEEVERTDDPTGLVKGILDRREKLMGFGHRVYRAEDPRARVLRRTCQELNAPRYEVAVALEQAALAELRERRPDHPIETNVEFWAAVILDFAEVPPHMMPAMFTSARTAGWSAHILEQKRENKLVRPSAQYIGPGPRKPEDVEGFGEI
- a CDS encoding MFS transporter; its protein translation is MSELSAPVRRIHPAWWVAAVTFLALVGAAGFRAVPGVLMQPLQDEFGWSVTTISAAVAVNMALYGLTAPFAAALMERFGIRPIITGALVVVAAGSGLTVFMTASWQLVLCWGVLVGLGTGSMALALVSTVTGRWFVARRGLVSGVLTAGGAAGQLVFLPLIAVVAESSGWRVAALGVAVAALAVVPVVLLVLRERPRDLGVTPYGGTADDDRDPIRAGAARITVRALLDAGRTKPFWYLALGMMICGATTMGLIQPHFIPAAHDHGMPQTVAAGLLALVGLFDIAGTIASGWLTDRYDPRVLLLVYYVLRGFSLAALPMLFGPDISTNMVAFIVFYGLDWVATIPPTMALCREVFGARAPVVFGWVFASHQVGAALMALVAGAVRDTVGEYDLAWQVGGALCLVAGLASLLVRRSPVATPS
- a CDS encoding BTAD domain-containing putative transcriptional regulator, whose protein sequence is MQLQLLGRFQVRRDGREVPPAAFGGRKVRALLRVLAVRRPDLVPHDVLAEALWPDRLPADPAANLGVLVNRARRALGDPALIVTGTGGYALGDCEVDAGRFLAAVEASRTADTDGAVLQAASTALALWGEPLPEDSYAEWASEPRERLHRARVEAAERAAGAALALGDPRRASSWAADAVAAEPLRESATLVLAEALAAAGDPAAALARLADLRVRLSDELGVDPSAAVDALRLALLRGAGPAVVRVSAPAPAAPRVFGEPVFSGRAEELVRLRTAVDARQVAGLAGVAGAGKSRLLAELTRSCPLPVLAARAFLPERAEAWGLARSLLREALATDAAVADTLPPRVRHAVECLLPEWGSGSAAAVDGESGRALLLAGGLRVLEVAAGTGAVLVVDDLQWADPSSVLLLGSALARLPQLAAVFAFRGEELAPSVMAELRGGRPGDDVVLGPLPVASVGRMVGHDELASTVAAATDGTPFAVVEVLRELVRRDAVVPFAHGWQPRSPDVLALAAELGREGQRRTLRRRVARQGGVPAEVLAVLALLAREAPASTIASACGSDPRAVLDALSALAAAGLVRLGERGWATAHDLVAETVVAGMDAGGRGRLHGLLARALDAEDADPSETARHHRDAGNAHEAALAFARAAAASLAAHATGEATAMAVAGLALDPPPALRADLLAVRAEADAGTRAALTDLRAALSATGPGPLRSRRMSRLAMLTFGAEDPHRAAELAELAIVEAAADAGARAFALETAAILDMNLGRPDRGRDRAEAALDVYRVSGDAAGVARILDGRAMATFLDGRIAAGVETFGRVAQLFTDSGELLRVVTPRSTRGHGLVFLGRPADGLAEATAALHLARDLDAPERCAYALWHRSEALSALGETAEAEADAREALATARGVDHRGWTATAHRALGIALVARGELDDAAAEFAASSAAAGESLTLFASWAAARAALVAVARGALAGVDEMVARALATGPPLGHYEARLAEVELLAAREDPGTAARSADALTVARDGGHTASVERLVQLSGAAGPHPDSSRGFPRTTPVSDPG